Below is a window of Mycobacterium dioxanotrophicus DNA.
ACGGCAATAACCGGTTGCTAGTCGGCTGCACAGCATCGCTCAACGACAGTGAACCGTCAGATTCTGGCAGACCATGCCGACGTCGTCCGAGTAGGTGTATGGACCGCCTCGGTCACTCGGGTCGACCGACAGGGCGGGCGTGGACGACACCAGTTGGTCGAGGATCGATGGGATCACCGGCACTGAAGGGTCGGGCTGCGCATGTGCCAGGCCGCTGCCCGTCGTAATGGCCAGGGCGCCACCGGTCAGCAGGGCGAGCGCCCACTTGCGACCGTTCATCACATCTCCTCAATGACACCGCCCCACCAGGCGTTCTCTTCCACGATAGGGCGCGTGTGCCGATTACGCACAGGGTTGGACCACTCACCCGCCCTGGCCACATCCCATCTCGATCACGGCGCCATAACGACTGCGCTCTCAGTACCGAGCGTCGGCCAAGCGACGAATCACCGCAGGTCTAGCGTATCGGCCGTGAATCCATCGACCATGGGTTTCCGCCGCGCCGCGGCTTTCGTCGTGTGCGTCGCCCTCGCCGCGACCATCTCACCTCCCGCCGCGGCAGATCCAGACCCCGCCGCTCCGCCACCGGACGCTGCCCCCGCTGCCGACGGCAAAGTGACATCCGGCGAGACGGTCAGCGTTCACACGCCGGACGGCTGGTTTCTGACGCTCGGAGCCATGGACGAGGCTCAGGTTCCGGTGCCTCCGTTGACGACTGCTGTCTCATCGCGTGAATACCTTGCCAACGGCACGTTCACCGGGACATTGGCCGGCCCGGGCGATCCCCAAGGACTGTTGGAGGTCGGCTATGAGATCGGGTGTGGCGTCGACATGAGCACATCGAACGGTGTGACGATGGCCGGCAGCGCCGGGCTCACCCCGTCGGTCGGGCTCTCCGGTCCCATCGGTGCACTGCCGACGACGGTGGTGCCCGTGATCGGCACGCCGGTCAACGGCGTCATCACAGTGGGCCTCAAACCCGGCATCATCATCGTGGTTCCGGTGGACAAGAAGGAATTCAAGAGCGCCAGACCTTGGATCATGATCAGTAACTTTCACGTCAAGATCGACGGGTGCGTGGGCCAGTCGTTCATCCGCTCGTACGCGACCTTGACGCGGCGGACCGACGAATCCGACGTCGTGTTGTCCTACGTAGGCGTCACGACAACCGTTTGATCTGGTAGCAATCCGGGTCCAGGCACCTCCCTGGTTCCCTTCAGCGAAAGCTCAGCAAGGGCCACCTACGGTGGTTCAGGTTGCGGTCACCGATCGCACCGACATCAACTCAGCGCCTGGGCATGGCCCCACCGTCGAGCGCCGGCGAGGCGTCGACCGAAGGGAACCTCGCGTGTCAGCACACCTCAGTTATCTGGAGGCGCTCGTCGTCGGCGCTCTGCAGGGTGTCACCGAACTGTTTCCGGTGTCCAGCCTCGGCCACTCGATCCTGATCCCCGCGCTCGTCGGCGGCCAATGGAGCCGCGACCTCGACGTGTCCGCACCCGAATCGCCCTATCTGGCATTCATCGTCGGGTTGCACGTCGCGACCGCATTGGCACTGCTCGTGTTCTTCTGGCGGGACTGGATCGCCATCGTCCGCGGCCTGGTCACGTCCATCCGCTATCGGCGCATCACCGAATCCAACGAGCGGCTGGCCTGGATGATCATCGCCGCGACGATTCCCGTGGGCGTCGCCGGCCTGGCCCTCGATCATCTGTTCCGCACGACGCTCGGCAAGCCGGTGCCGGCCGCCGTGTTCCTTGCCATCAACGGTGCCGTTCTCTACGGGGCTGAGCGACTGCGACGCCGCGCAACCGTGCTGACCGCCACCGATGCGCCCGGCGCGGCCACCGCAGGCGGCCTGCTCACCGAAGCCGATGTGCGGATCAGCAAAATCCCCATGGCGCGCGGTGTGGTGATCGGCTCGGCACAGGCTTTGGCGCTGCTACCGGGGATCAGCCGGTCCGGTGTGACCATGGCCGCCGGTCTCCTGCGCGGCCTGTCGCATGAGGACGCCGCACGGTTCTCGTTCCTACTCGCGACACCCGTGATCCTCGCGGCAGGCGTGCTGAAGATCCCCGAGCTGTTCGGTCCGCAGGGCAGCGGCATCGGGGGCCAGGTGTTA
It encodes the following:
- a CDS encoding MspA family porin; this encodes MGFRRAAAFVVCVALAATISPPAAADPDPAAPPPDAAPAADGKVTSGETVSVHTPDGWFLTLGAMDEAQVPVPPLTTAVSSREYLANGTFTGTLAGPGDPQGLLEVGYEIGCGVDMSTSNGVTMAGSAGLTPSVGLSGPIGALPTTVVPVIGTPVNGVITVGLKPGIIIVVPVDKKEFKSARPWIMISNFHVKIDGCVGQSFIRSYATLTRRTDESDVVLSYVGVTTTV
- a CDS encoding undecaprenyl-diphosphate phosphatase, whose product is MSAHLSYLEALVVGALQGVTELFPVSSLGHSILIPALVGGQWSRDLDVSAPESPYLAFIVGLHVATALALLVFFWRDWIAIVRGLVTSIRYRRITESNERLAWMIIAATIPVGVAGLALDHLFRTTLGKPVPAAVFLAINGAVLYGAERLRRRATVLTATDAPGAATAGGLLTEADVRISKIPMARGVVIGSAQALALLPGISRSGVTMAAGLLRGLSHEDAARFSFLLATPVILAAGVLKIPELFGPQGSGIGGQVLLGSIASFVSAYLAVRFLTRYFETRTLTPFAIYCVVAGLGSLLWLTAR